TATCCTTCCCAAAGCTCCTGTACAAGATCATAAACTTTGTATCTGCGGTACTATCCTTCAAGGTTTGGCGAATCCTCAAGATTGTTCAGTATTTGGTACCTCTTGTACCCCAAATTCACCACTTGGAAGCTGTATGGTCAGTGATGAAGGAGCATGCAATGCTTACTATCGTTATGGGGGGTTATAATGGATAAAAAGATATTGCTCAGTCATGGCGGTGGAGGAGAAGAGAGCAATCAACTGATTCATGAGCTATTTTATCAATATTTTTCTAACGAGATATTGCTTAAAAGTGAAGATGCTGCCATCTTAACTACCAAAGGCAACATTGCATTCACTACAGACAGTTTTACCGTGAGCCCCCTCTTTTTTGCAGGAGGTGATATAGGAAAAATTGCCATTGCAGGTACACTCAATGATCTTTCCATGATGGGGGCCAAGCCACTTTATGTAAGTTGTGCATTTATCATAGAAGAAGGGATGGATTACAACGATCTGGAAAAAATCGTCAAATCCATGACCGAGGAACTTTCCCATAATGATGCAAAGATCGTATGCGGAGACACAAAGGTCGTTCCAAAGGGAAGCATAGATAAGATCTTTATCACCACTTCCGGTATAGGTGAAGTGGTTACTCCGGGAATTTCTGCACAAAATATTGATGAGCATGATATGATCATTGTATCAAGAGATATCGGAAGGCATGGTGCTACCATACTTGCTGAACGTGAAAGCATCGATATCACATCAAACC
This is a stretch of genomic DNA from Sulfurovum zhangzhouensis. It encodes these proteins:
- the hypE gene encoding hydrogenase expression/formation protein HypE, translated to MDKKILLSHGGGGEESNQLIHELFYQYFSNEILLKSEDAAILTTKGNIAFTTDSFTVSPLFFAGGDIGKIAIAGTLNDLSMMGAKPLYVSCAFIIEEGMDYNDLEKIVKSMTEELSHNDAKIVCGDTKVVPKGSIDKIFITTSGIGEVVTPGISAQNIDEHDMIIVSRDIGRHGATILAERESIDITSNLSSDCKSLWPVVKHLLDHGIKPKAMRDATRGGLAAVLNEWAVSSNICIELDEEAIPISEEVQGLCEIFGFEATDFANEGTFILALRPEQVDKALKLLHAFQDDQSASLIGKVTTKKPKKVILNTPWGSSRYLDLPKGELLPRIC